The Nicotiana tomentosiformis chromosome 2, ASM39032v3, whole genome shotgun sequence genome includes the window ACCCTCACTATTAGAGTCACCCGATTCAATCAACTCCTTCAACCCTAAATTCCCAACTTTCTCCTCTTTCTCAacttcctcttcctcctcctcttgcttCTTCTTCGTCACCTTAACAGTAGTAACTCTTTCAAAATAATTCCCATAAATATACTCAGGCGTATACCCATTTTCCTCATCAAACAGCATAATATGACCATGCCATTCCCATACCCGATAATCCGAACCCGGGTCCTCATGAAACCCGACACAAATATGATGCTCCCCAATCGTTACAGCCTGACCCGAATTGGGTTTCAAAGTTTCAATTTTTCCGCTGAGGATTGTACGGATAATTTGTTTTTCAAGACGGGATTCTtcctttgagagctcggattttgaAGAGGAACTAAAGTCTTGATCTTCTTCTTCGTCGTCATCGGAAGGGAGATTGTTGAAGAGAAGGTCTTCGAGGGATTGAGGTGAAAGAAAAGGCGGTGGGATTGAAGTTGAAGGAGGAGGACGAATTTGGAGTCGACCCATTAATGATTGGAGAAGGAGATTATCGAAATTGGGATTCATGTTTGTGGTGATAGGACTGAAATTGCAAGGGTTTTAGAAGAGGTTTTTGGGGTTTTGGTGGGGGAGACTATTTGTttggaatttttcttttttgtgcTGTATGTGTAAAAGTGGACCAGGTACAGGTAGTGGGCTGAGAAATATCTTTGGGATTTTGTTTTTCGGCTATTAAAGTAAAAAAATGGATAAATGGAAGCTGAGGTACTAGTGTTTGTGTCAAATGGGGTGTTAAGGATTTTGTATAATGTTTTCACTTAAGACATAAATTCATATTACTAGATTTTTTTTCGAAAAACAACTTTTGAGGAATAATTTTTCAAGATGTATAAAGAGAGAAGCACACTAAGTATTGAATGTTGTGGTCTAACTATCAAGAAAATGGATGAAAATAATGTGAGATTAGTGTTTAAATCTGATATGTGTCGCATTTTGTGTATGTACCAAAATTCTGGAACGTAGCTTGTAGCATCGTAGATCCAGTTATGTTCCTAAAGGTGATGTCTTGGCTATGTAGTCTGCCCACTCATCCCTTAAAATGAGAAAACAAACACTAATCAGATTAACGATATGAGCACTTATGCACgtaatacaaaaaaatattttaatacttAAGGTGAATGATCTGTTTAGGAATTGGAGTGAAGAACAATTAATTTGAAATGGTGTATAAATACCCTCTTTCCAACTATTGGGTTATAAATATCATTAACGTTACGGTTAGGATTAAAAATGTCATCCTTTTAGCAGCACCATGACATGGCAGTTTAATTAAACAGATGACCTTGGTTTATTGGTCCATAT containing:
- the LOC104112860 gene encoding uncharacterized protein, which produces MNPNFDNLLLQSLMGRLQIRPPPSTSIPPPFLSPQSLEDLLFNNLPSDDDEEEDQDFSSSSKSELSKEESRLEKQIIRTILSGKIETLKPNSGQAVTIGEHHICVGFHEDPGSDYRVWEWHGHIMLFDEENGYTPEYIYGNYFERVTTVKVTKKKQEEEEEEVEKEEKVGNLGLKELIESGDSNSEGRILRRNMNAGSPRV